Proteins found in one Drosophila innubila isolate TH190305 chromosome X, UK_Dinn_1.0, whole genome shotgun sequence genomic segment:
- the LOC117790077 gene encoding mitochondrial carrier homolog 2, translating to MDDRLELLYQESEFFEEEEEQAMMQHVSVAAAVMRLERGVALMELNGTQIGAQMSDESEAEESNRDENGMEQQEEQTEVVVKPVVTPTEEQWEIEKPNEFLRFFLRMGFGALLHPYEYTKVLMQLGHEPLPASKNFLGRSTLFLPSVHEYIRFIKHTDGIIGLYRGLGARFLSCASAAIFSESLVNMLGMCRYKRVEGEKKGFKKYAWNLLRDGIVVITGLVFSHPFYVISVRQMGQFVGREIVYSGICDSFREIVKQDGLMGLYAGFVPRLLCDLGVLVTTSTLSAICNRTFHLRSTQKAYNSVLFQFGAIMIFYPLQVVAACMACSGSGIAAGAPPFMPIYAQWTDCLMDLLARGDQLRGAFIFRRTLPRLQMHRLHDVFPISRMI from the coding sequence atggatGATCGCTTGGAGTTATTGTACCAGGAGAGTGAGTTCttcgaagaagaagaagaacaggCAATGATGCAACATGTTTCCGTGGCAGCTGCTGTGATGCGATTGGAGCGAGGAGTCGCCTTAATGGAACTGAACGGTACTCAGATTGGGGCACAAATGTCAGATGAAAGCGAAGCAGAAGAATCGAATAGAGATGAAAATGGTATGGAACAGCAGGAAGAACAGACTGAAGTGGTTGTAAAGCCTGTAGTGACTCCAACTGAGGAACAATGGGAAATTGAGAAGCCAAATGAGTTTCTACGCTTCTTTCTACGCATGGGATTCGGAGCTCTACTGCATCCCTATGAATATACCAAAGTCCTGATGCAATTGGGACATGAACCGTTGCCGGCCTCCAAGAATTTTCTCGGTCGCTCGACGCTTTTTCTGCCGAGTGTGCACGAATACATACGATTTATCAAGCATACGGATGGCATTATCGGACTTTATCGGGGATTGGGAGCACGTTTTCTCAGCTGTGCCTCAGCGGCCATATTCTCGGAGAGTCTGGTCAATATGTTGGGCATGTGCCGTTACAAACGCGTCGAGGGCGAGAAAAAGGGCTTTAAGAAGTACGCCTGGAATTTGTTAAGAGATGGAATTGTTGTAATTACAGGTCTGGTATTCTCACATCCCTTCTATGTCATCTCGGTGCGTCAGATGGGACAATTTGTGGGTCGTGAAATTGTTTATAGCGGCATCTGTGACAGTTTTCGTGAGATTGTAAAGCAGGACGGCCTTATGGGACTTTACGCCGGCTTTGTGCCGCGTCTGCTCTGTGATCTGGGCGTACTCGTCACCACCAGCACTTTGAGCGCCATTTGCAATCGTACTTTTCATCTCAGATCAACCCAGAAGGCATACAACTCTGTGCTATTCCAATTCGGCGCCATTATGATCTTCTATCCGCTGCAGGTCGTCGCTGCTTGTATGGCTTGTTCTGGTTCGGGTATTGCAGCTGGTGCTCCGCCCTTTATGCCCATCTATGCTCAGTGGACCGATTGCCTTATGGACTTGCTTGCCCGTGGCGATCAGCTTCGTGGCGCCTTCATCTTCCGCCGTACTCTGCCCAGATTGCAGATGCATCGCCTGCATGATGTATTCCCCATTTCGCGCATGATTTAA